Within Chaetodon auriga isolate fChaAug3 chromosome 7, fChaAug3.hap1, whole genome shotgun sequence, the genomic segment ACATAGAATTTCCTTCCAGCACAGATGAACCTGTCGTTGTGGTGCCCAGTGCTACCCAATCTCAGTGCCAGTCTGCCCAGCTGAGTAGTCCATGTACATAGGTCAGGTTCTAAGCCTGACCGATAGGTGATCTTAACCCTCAAGATCACCTATCAATCACTTGCTCGGATCGGGCAGTGACTCCGTGCCTTTCATATACATgagatgtcatttttttttgtgtgtgtgtgtttctttgtaggTATGGTTGGTTTTCTATTATGAAACCAATTGTATCTAATCTAACACAGAAGGACACAATGACATAAATAATGTCATCAAAAGAGTGCAAGACCTAAATCTGTCCCCATTACTATGGGGAAAGGATTATGTGGGTATTTGGCTATTTCCTGCTGACAGCGTGGCTCTTGGGATGACAATGTCAGTCTGGATGAATGTCCACGACATTTGTACAAACCTTCATGGTCCCCAGGTGGTGATTTCTAATGATTTCgatcatttctgtttgttttgtgtattaACGGTAAAGTCTCATCTGCTTCcattttttgtctcttcagtgAAGCTTCAGTGGATATTTAATCCACAtgccttttgtttttgaatgGTCAAACTGAAAATGCACATAAGAACAGGTGGATAGAAATGCAGTTGCTGTGAGCATGTTACCATGCAGatgtttagctcaaagcaccattgTGCTGATGTGCTCAAGTAGGCAAACAGAGCTACCATGGCTTCACGCTCTTGTTTCAGCAAAGTACATATCTTTGAGGAAAGGATACTGAGTGTGCACAGAAACAAGTAGAACAAGCTGTAGATGCAGAAAAGAggtgcgttttttttttgtttttttttttaaactgagcTTCTGTACTGAGGCTGTACGAGTTCAgcttcaaagtgtgtgtgtgtgtgtgtgtgtgtgtgtgtgtgtttgtttgtgtgtgtgtgtgtgtggattattTGTGGTTTGAATGTGCTTGTTTTGCAGGGAGATAGAATATTAAAAGCCTGTTTCATACTTCTGTGTCCTTGTAATAATATAGGTAGTTCTGTTTTGTATTCAGACCCGGGTGTAATTACAGGGATCTGAACTAGCATAGGCTGAATCCTTCTACAGAGCTCAGtcgtgtgcgcgtgtgtgcgtgtgcgtgctgGCACCAGCTTGCCGACCTACTGTCTCCGTCTGCGGTTAACTGAGCTCTCTTCGGcagctctcttctcctctctctttcctctttgtcttctgcTGCTACAGTCTTTGTCAAGGTTTTTGTCCGTCTGCACAAGTCATCCCCTTTCTCTATTTTCTGTGTAGCACTCTCCCCCAGTTGAGAACACATCGtttcatttccttctctgtttAGTCCTCCCCATCATTTACattacatctttttttcccaccccatctctccatcccttcctcccttTTCACTAATCTGCTTCCCTGTGCCATCCAGTGATAATAATCCCTGCTTAATGTAATTGGGCTCTGTAATCTTTGGTTAGAAACAATCAGCCTAATAGACAGTCTGACTGGCTCTTTGCATCCGCTGACATCCAGTCTCCCAGTGTAGCCAATTAAATCTGGATTGTCCCAAACTCCCCTCAGCAAGCTGATCTGCTGGTGACACAGCAGAATGAAGCATTGGTGTGCCCAATATCTCACTCATTTCACCACTCCCATGTGTTCATGTGCCTTGTGGTGCATATATTACTGTTTAAGTGAATATTTAAATGTGtactgcagagagagcagagtggaTAAATGGTGACAACTGCTGATGCCGCGTGacaacaaaaggaaacaatTCCCATCAAAATCAAAAATCTGAAATCAGACTGCTCGttatagcttttattttgacaaaaaaaaggcaaactgaCTCTTTGTAGCCCTGTCCTTTATACATGGTGGCAGCAGATCCCAcactgctctctgtcagtcaccCTGTTCACAGGCATGGTTTAAGAGTAATGACAGAAGGTcgtgtttctgtgctgtgttcCTGAACCAGTCCATGATCACTATGGAaactgtctgtatgtgtgtgtgtgtgagtgtgtgcgcgcgctcctTTTTAATCTGAGCAAGCCGAGCTGCAGCTCCCGCTGATTTGTTATATTAAACTGTAATCTTCAATCATCTCTAATCTATCAGATCACAGACTGCTCCTCTTGCTGCCCtcatccctgtgtgtgtgtgtgtgtgtgtgtgtctgtgtgtgtgtgtgtgtgtgtatgtgtgtatgtgttggtctgtgtgtATAATGTTAGTGCctgcatgtctgtatgtatgCGAGTGTGTGTCCCAAGGCAACAAAGTCTTTCATCTTTTTATATCACCATCTCCCATATTCCCTCCCACATGTATTGAACGCTGCTGTAGTCTAGCAGTGTTGTGTTCGAGCGACACCTGGTGGTAGATGTAGGAAGTGGCCTGCACATGCACTTAAAATACTGAACATGTAAATATCCTCTCATAAATAAGGTTTTCTGTATACTGCCAGTGAAATAATGTCATTGGCCCTCACTGTTTATTTGCCATTTTTACTTGAATTTAACTTTCTCCCAATCTACTGTGATCTATTGATTGATATACCGTTTCGGTTGGACCAGCATTACACATATTGAGGAGCAACAGCATGACGGTGAGAATTGTAAAGCACCATTTTTAACTCAAACTCAGTTTAGGatttcaaagaaacaaaagtgacatctgagaaaaataaaagaagtcaATTAACTGAATTAACCTTTTCAGTGTTTAATCACTTGAAATTTTCCTCTAAcccagtaagtcatgacagtgagccagcacgCACAGTACAAgaacgcccccccccccaaaaaaaaacaaacaaaaaaaaaaaaaacgaagaggctaaatggaattcagccatcattcatttttatttacacatgtgcttttctgtctttgacatGTCAATATTTGCTCTGTGGAAAATGTGATCtctgagcagaagaagaggattCTGGGTGATCTGTCAAAATACACAGCTTAATTGTGTTGACTCATTTGAAGCAGGAGTTcttttttgaatgaaatgaacacaaacactttgcAAAACCTGTTTGTGCCTCATTTTATCCAGCACACTTCTcgaaatgtttgtttgttgccaTGACGTTAGAGACTCTGGCTTTTCACTCcacagagacaatgaaacaGTTGCTGTAACTGATTCTAAGAGTCCAACAGTTTTAGCTGTGGTTTTAAAAGGAAGCTTCCTCGTGACAGTGTGTGAAACCATAACTACTGTATGACATTTATACCTTAAGATATTGGAAAAAGTCTAAACTGGATGTTTGTCTGGTGCATTATTTCACATAACAGCATGGGTTGATGTTGATTATTCTGCTTATACCCTATTGGCTtgccagtggtcaaaataaaactaaaacatttcAAGTCAAAACTTGGTGTGGGCGCTGTCTCGTCATTGTCAGCCTTGTTAATAATTGTTCATCAAAGTGCGTGCAGACTTTCACTCTCACTAAAATTTTGAATGCTGATGAGACTGTGCAGATATCTAAAAAGAAGGCTCACTCTGCGACACACTTACCAACCATCTATTATCATTTTCCACCACCAGGAAGCCGTCCCATGCTTTGCTGGGCTCCTTCATCAGTCACATGGGCCTGGGAGGACGTGGCCATTGGGAGTCACCGCTGAGCTCTGTTCCTCGTGTGCCCAACCACAGTGCCTGCGAGATGGGAGAGCTCACGCAGACAGGTAGGCAAGGAAGGTCTCCCCACCACaatctctcttttcctctcgtCTTAAAGCTGAACTTCAAACGAACtgtctttgtttccattttttccaGGTGTGGTGCAGCACCTGCACAATGGGCAGCTCCTCCATCAAGCCTACAAGCATCACAGTCTCCTCCCCTCCGACTGGTCTCCCCGCCAGGTGTGGGTCGAGACCACAGGTAAGAGCCGCACTCTCCAGAGTGGACTGGCCCTCCTCTACGGCTTGCTCCCGGACTTTGATTGGACGAAACTCACCGTGCGGCATCAGTGGAGCACGTTGTTCTGCGGCTCAGCATGTGACTGCCCCGCCAGGAACAGATAcctggaggaagagcagaggaggcagtaTCGGCTCAGAGTGAGTGATAACGAACTGGAGAGGACTTATGCCGACATGGCACGCACTTTGGGTGTTCTCACCCGCCAGCTCCGAGCTGCAAACCCTATAGACTCCCTGCTGTGCCACCTGTGTCATGGCCTTTCTTTCCCATGTGTTCCCATGGGAGATAGCGGCACAAAGGGATGTCTGACCACGGCACAGTTTGCTGTGATTCGACGACAGCAGCTAGATGATGAGGTGGATCGGCTAAAAGTAGGGCTGTACCATAAATACTCCGTCCTGGCCATGTACCCCTACCTCAACCGAACTGCCACCAAGATGGAGCGTGTCGCCAGGGACAATGAAGCTGGTCGACAGCCTCGCGCAGGAGGCGAGGAGGTCTTCACTCTCTCTTCAGCCCACGACGTCACCATGGCCCCGTTGCTGAGTGCCCTGGGCCTGGAGGAGGCTCACTTTCCACGTTTTGCAGCAAGAATAGTTTTTGAACTGTGGAAGAGTCCACCGGCGACGCAAGGACAGCTGAAGAAGAGAGTTAGCAAAGGCGAGAAGTCAAAGGCGAAAGACGGGGAACTGTTCATCAGGGTGCTGTACAATGGTGAGGACGTGACTTTTCACACCACCTTCTGTCGCTCCCACGACCGCCACGCCAGTCAGCCCCTCTGCCCTCTGAAGAACTTCCTGTCTTTTGTCAGGAGAGACATGTTCAGTGTTGTCAATGCTACTTCCTACCAGGAGGCCTGCTACAGGCGCCCTGGTtgacagatggagagggtgGCGACTGAGTAGGGATGCAGAGTTGGCAGATGGTTGtactttactgtttttttttttagttttttcctcttttgaagATGATGCACTTTTATGCTGCACATTGTGTCTTAAAATGAGTGGCAAACACAGAGTACTGTACATCATATACTCGTCAGAGGTCTTATGTTTCTAACCTTTCTACAAACTCTCTTTTgagcattttctgttttctctagCGTATCTGTAAGTAGTTCAAGGGAAGTTGTATGGCACTTGGCCACTTTATTCCTACATTCCATAATACCATGGAATTGTAAAATTCCAGTAATCCCAAATATTTGCAAGCAAAGGGAATATTGAAGCTGGAAATTAATCGTTCCTGGAAAATATTTTGTCTACGATAAATCTTTTCAATGAAAATTACACATTGGGCTACTTTGGCCAACACTACTCAGTGGGACTCATTTGGTATTTCTTTTGGTTTCAGTGTTTATTCGGTGCAGGTGGCTGTAGGGGTTATTTCTACTTTGACTCTGctactttgttttctttgtgtgagtgAAATTAACTGCGGTActttaaaagtgaaaaatggaaggtgttttgtttcttcttctgacaTGAATTTACAACTACAACACATCTGTATTTATATTAATTGATAATATAAACAGTTGGACCAATTGCTTGTAGAAAACTGATTTTAATAAAGGTTCATTATGAGCAGACTTTTATCAGTTGTGAGTGTTTTACTGAGAAATTGTCTCCTGGTGGTATTTTGGTATAAAGCATGTTACAGAAGaataatactgtgtgtgtgtaaatgacaACACTGAAGTGAAAAGACGTTTGCATTTGCCGTTTGTTACATCAATCTACCACTAGATGGCACATTAGCTCCACAAACCTCACTCATAGCCATCAGCTACTATTCTTTATCTGCTTTGTCAACAGTGCTGCAGGGGCACAGCACATAGTCAATACATTTATATGAATGCAGAAACCTTGAGTGCCTATTCACCCACCACTAGACAAGTCATGTGTCATCATCATTAGGAACATAATACAACGCTGACAAGATATCAATTGTACAGCTCATTTTCAAAAGTGCCTCTGCGTGCTTGcactgtttttttcctttcagaatcCCCAGAATCAGGAGAGTATTGACTGGAAAATGCAATAAAACGAGTGGGACGGGTAAATTGCATTTGCAGTATATGGACGTTATATTTGTCCTGGCAGTAGACGGTTATGTGCAAGTGAAGAAATTGTTGTACAGTTGATGCTGTAGACAGACTATAAATGTTGTCTGCTGGGGCAAGAGTTTTCATTTAGTTACGCCATGAGGGCCGGTGTGCTGGATTTTCAGGAAATTGTGAATTGTAGAAATTGAAGGAGCTTATAATGAAGATTTTCTTAGATAACCAATAGTCGActgtacattttgtacagattCACTCAGTCTTATTGTGACACTAAAGTTGTGTCAagtataaaaaaatatttcaactcCTCAGACCATTGGTGTGACTCAGTGGATTGCTGAGTCACACCCTTAAACTTCAGCTCACAGCACACTTCAGCCTAAAGTTAAGGCAAAAAATGCATAAGTCAATGTAAATTTATTCCCAAACTTTCCCCGGTCACATCCAAACCTGCTCCCGGGCCATTTCCCATGTTATGCCATGACGTCAGGGCTGTTAATGATAGGAGCTAACCTTCCATGGCTGACCTGATTCCTCCCCCTCTTGTCCTGCCTGCTCCCACCAACGCCTTTCCCTGCAGGCCCTGACGCCCCTCTGCCACCCACGCCTCTGATGTCATCCCGCCAGACTGAGGTGGAGCGGCAATTTTCTCCTGCCGCTACTCGCTCAATCTTTGATGTTGTTACACTGCCCCTGGCTTTGGTGTATACACCGGtgtctctgtgggtgtgtgtgtttgaggagaaGGGTAAAGACAGATCAAGGTgaatgtagtgtgtgtgtgtgtgtgtgtgtgtgtgtgtgtgtgtgtgcgtgtgcgtcaGCCTCTTCTTCTGGCCTCAGAACAATGTCCACTTGACCCATTCTGGCTTCAAAATCCTGCATATAGATTCCAATATagatccaaacacacacacacacacacacacacacacacacacacacacacacacacacacacacacacacacaggctgtccAGCACCAAAAGCAacacttggtgtgtgtgtgttgtttggagAGATGATTGGAAGAcacatgactgacagctccGACAGTAGGAGAGAAGCCTTGTGGTCAACGCTGAGAAGAAGTGAAGatggaagagagggagaggttgCGGTTATGGTTCGACAGTAACCTCATGGAATTGGCCCC encodes:
- the pxylp1 gene encoding 2-phosphoxylose phosphatase 1 isoform X1, with amino-acid sequence MSSSVCGWTSSYRTVVKMVSAVAAQLLLFFISVNLIPTNPMLEERPFQTVDGGAGAALGKSRKRVFPVPHTQEPNPISEAYGYCNSPNHSEQAWEGHSPADYKLLSVQVMIRHGDRYPLYSIPKTKRPAIDCTLSVSRKPSHALLGSFISHMGLGGRGHWESPLSSVPRVPNHSACEMGELTQTGVVQHLHNGQLLHQAYKHHSLLPSDWSPRQVWVETTGKSRTLQSGLALLYGLLPDFDWTKLTVRHQWSTLFCGSACDCPARNRYLEEEQRRQYRLRVSDNELERTYADMARTLGVLTRQLRAANPIDSLLCHLCHGLSFPCVPMGDSGTKGCLTTAQFAVIRRQQLDDEVDRLKVGLYHKYSVLAMYPYLNRTATKMERVARDNEAGRQPRAGGEEVFTLSSAHDVTMAPLLSALGLEEAHFPRFAARIVFELWKSPPATQGQLKKRVSKGEKSKAKDGELFIRVLYNGEDVTFHTTFCRSHDRHASQPLCPLKNFLSFVRRDMFSVVNATSYQEACYRRPG
- the pxylp1 gene encoding 2-phosphoxylose phosphatase 1 isoform X2, with amino-acid sequence MLARDRFLLLVMVGGAVLAIISLSLQFLNLIPTNPMLEERPFQTVDGGAGAALGKSRKRVFPVPHTQEPNPISEAYGYCNSPNHSEQAWEGHSPADYKLLSVQVMIRHGDRYPLYSIPKTKRPAIDCTLSVSRKPSHALLGSFISHMGLGGRGHWESPLSSVPRVPNHSACEMGELTQTGVVQHLHNGQLLHQAYKHHSLLPSDWSPRQVWVETTGKSRTLQSGLALLYGLLPDFDWTKLTVRHQWSTLFCGSACDCPARNRYLEEEQRRQYRLRVSDNELERTYADMARTLGVLTRQLRAANPIDSLLCHLCHGLSFPCVPMGDSGTKGCLTTAQFAVIRRQQLDDEVDRLKVGLYHKYSVLAMYPYLNRTATKMERVARDNEAGRQPRAGGEEVFTLSSAHDVTMAPLLSALGLEEAHFPRFAARIVFELWKSPPATQGQLKKRVSKGEKSKAKDGELFIRVLYNGEDVTFHTTFCRSHDRHASQPLCPLKNFLSFVRRDMFSVVNATSYQEACYRRPG